The Phacochoerus africanus isolate WHEZ1 chromosome 9, ROS_Pafr_v1, whole genome shotgun sequence genomic sequence TTTGGGTGCAGGATGGGGACCTGGTCAACGCACACTCCTCTGGGGACAGAGGAACCAGAACCAGCCTGAAACAAGTCCTGGCGTTGCCCGCTCTGGGCctttgatcactggcctctctGAGCAGGTGTCCCGTGTCTTGCGTGGACTTTCTACCCTGTAACTCCCGCTCCGCCTGGTGCCTTTGCCAggaagcccacctcttccttctgGGCTCACCCACACCCCGTGTTGGCACTGCTCTCCCTGCACCGGGCCCTGGCCACTGGGAAGGGGCAGAGTGTCCAGGCTGGGGAGGATGTCCTCGCCCCGGGCCCTGTCCCTCTCTGGTCCTACTTGAACGGTTGCTGGCCTCTCTTGGAAGCCCAACGTCATGCACAGTGGCCATGACCATGGTTGTGGCTCCAAACCCCTACCCTCCGGCTGGACCTGAGTCGCCAGCTCCCTGGTCAGCCTCTGGTTTGGGAAGTCACCTTGGGTATCTCTTTTCCAGGAACTTGGCGAGGATTTCCTTGGTGAGCATGTCCTCCAGCTGGTGCAGTTTCCCCTGGTCGGGCAGGATGAAGAAGGCGGTGGCGTTGCCCACGTAGTCCATTAGCAGCACCCAGCTGGAGAGCTTGTCGCAGTGGTGGAGGTCGAACATGCCCAGGCGGTTCATCATGGGCACCTTGACTGTGGTCTCCTCGTCCACGTGGAAGTCCTCCTCTGTGGTTTGCTCCTCCTCGAAGGGCTTCTCCCATTTGCCTGGAGAGGGGGGATGGTGGGCATCAACCAGGGGTGGGAGAAGGTTGAGAGAAATGAGACAGGATTAAGGAGCCCCGAGCCTCTCGGTGTGATAGTTCCCTTCGAGCCTCAGCTtcaccatctataaaatgggctcaAACCAACAGTCTACTGAGAGGCATTTGGGGAGGATAATGCAAGACCAAAGTAGGATCCAGAATTTCTATATTATGGATGCTGAGGATGCCCATCTGACAGTGCAGAGTAAGGAGCTCTCAAAGTGGTCACATGACTTGTTGATAGGTAAGCAGCTAATAAGTGGTAAAGGAAGGATTTGCATCTTGACTCCAAGTCATACTTGGCACCTCCTTGTCTGAGTCTCCCTCGCCCCTGGTCTTTGGTGGGTCTCATTATCCAGGGAAATCACTCTTGTCCCTACTCTAATGGCCTTGTCCTGGACCATGTGAAATGCAGGTGCCTGGGCAGCACCACCTCGGCTCCATCATCTGGCTACTTTAAGGGAGGTTGGCTCGGGGATGCCAGGGGCCAATTTTTCCCTCTGTTGaggggaggagactgaggctggggagggaatgggacCCACCTGAAGTCCCATGGTGGCACTGGGACCTGGGATGTGCTGGCCCCGGGGCTCGGCGCTCTCCAGCACGCTGTTCTCCCTCCTCCGACCGTGTGGAGGAGGCAGCCCCTGGCCTTGCCTTTCACCTTCCCTACCCCAGGCGATCACTGTGGACTGTTGAAACTGCCTTAGAATACCCTCTGGGGCCGCAGGTCCTGACATTCTCATCActcagagggaggaaggcagcctGGGATTCAAGTTTACTTAAGCACCTCCTATGTAAGCATATTTTCCCATGTTCTTGTAACTTGTTATAATCCTTACAGAAATTCACAACAAAGCTATTATGATGTCCATGTTACAGAGAGGAAATTAACTTCGAAGTGGTCACATGACTTGTTGATAGGCAAGCAGCTAATAAGTGGTAAAGGAAGGATTTGCATCTTGACTCCAAATCTATTACCATTTCCTCTACGCTAGAGTTGTCAGATGTGTTTGACGAAATCCTAatccctttggttttttttttttttttttgtcctaccccagccatgtggaagttcccaggccagggatcgaaccctcaccacagttgccacctgtgccacagctgcagcaacgccagatccttaacctgctgtgccacaggggaacgtCCCCTATTCCTTTTTTCAATTCTGTCAAAATATATTGTTCTAGCTGACTATTTTGGGAGACACTGCGCATTATATGCCCTCCATGGTAGCGATTCCCAATGCACCTAAGGACATTTAAGGCCCTGAAAAGTCCTGCAGAGAAGATGATGATTTGACTGTTTCATCTACAGTTCCCCAACCTGTTTTGGTCACGTGTGGAAAACTGAATAACACGCAGAGATGCAGAGCTCTACCCGACCCTGCACGGCCAGGAGATTTTAAGAACTGagtgttcatggagttcccgttgcggcacagcggaagtgaatcccatgaggagccatgaggttgcgggtttgatccctggcctttctcagggggttgaggatccggcattgctgtgagctgtggtgtgggtcacagatggggcttagatctggcattgacgtggctgtggcataggccggcagctgcagctccaattagacccctagcctgagaacctccatatgctgcaggtgcggccctaaaaagacaaaagaccaaaagaaaaaaaaaaaaaacgagtgaGACTGGGGTTTTTCTGTGGGAACAAGCTTACCTTTAAAGAATATGTAGTTCACCAGAGCAAATACGGTGTCTTTGTCAAGCTCATCTACCAAATCCACAATTTTTCCCTGGGAGCCCTTTTCTACGTAATCGTTGATCCGTTTCTTGGCCTCTTCGGGGTCCCTGAAGTTGATGGAGAAGGCTTCGGAATGGTAGAGGTTCTTGACATCCTCCAAAAACTTGGGCACCAGCTTGGCCTTCTCGTCAACGAATAGGCCGTTGCCGGTGGTCAGTTGCAGCTGGTTGTCTGGCTGgttgagggtgtggagaagatgCTGGAAGCCTTTGTGGATCTCCGCCTCTGCTTTCTCAGTGAGGTTGAACTGTAGGCCCTCCAGGATCTCCGCGTGAGTAGCACCCTTGGTCCCCAGGGAGAGCATGGCGAAGGCCGTCGCGATGCTCACTGGGGACAAGAAGATGTTGCTGCTGTTGGACTGACGGGCCACCTGGCGGTACAGGCTGAAGGCGAAGTCGGCCAGGTTGGGGGCAATCCTGTGGCAGGCGGCTTCCTGGTGTTGCTCATGGTCGTGCCTGGGGGCGTCTGTCTCCTGGACAGCGTGTCCCTGG encodes the following:
- the LOC125136057 gene encoding alpha-1-antitrypsin, encoding MASSSTWGLLLLAGLCCLVPISLAEGLQGHAVQETDAPRHDHEQHQEAACHRIAPNLADFAFSLYRQVARQSNSSNIFLSPVSIATAFAMLSLGTKGATHAEILEGLQFNLTEKAEAEIHKGFQHLLHTLNQPDNQLQLTTGNGLFVDEKAKLVPKFLEDVKNLYHSEAFSINFRDPEEAKKRINDYVEKGSQGKIVDLVDELDKDTVFALVNYIFFKGKWEKPFEEEQTTEEDFHVDEETTVKVPMMNRLGMFDLHHCDKLSSWVLLMDYVGNATAFFILPDQGKLHQLEDMLTKEILAKFLEKRYPSSANLHLPKLTISGTYDLKSLLGNLGITKVFSDEADLSGVTEEQPLKLSKALHRAVLTIDEKGTEATGATILEAIPMSIPPNVKFNKPFLFLIYDTKTKAVLFMGKVMNPTQK